A genomic region of Microtus ochrogaster isolate Prairie Vole_2 unplaced genomic scaffold, MicOch1.0 UNK73, whole genome shotgun sequence contains the following coding sequences:
- the LOC101979748 gene encoding olfactory receptor 52N2-like, whose translation MSGANSSSLTPDFFILNGIPGLEDAHVWISLPFCFMYMIAVVGNCGLIYLIGHEETLHRPMYYFLTLLSFTDTTLCTTTVPNMLCIFWFNLKKIGFEACLVQMFFVHTFTATESGMLMLMALDRYVAICYPLRYGTILTNPVIAKASLATFLRSVAFILPFTFLTKRLPYCRGNIIPHAYCDHMSVAKISCGNVKVNAVYGLLVALVVCAFDIFCITVSYTMILRAVMNLSSADARHKAFSTCTSHICAIVITYVPAFFNFFTHRFGGRTIPHHIHIIVANLYLLLPATMNPVVYGVKTKQIRESVIKFFSGDKSDTTEIKGFKNK comes from the coding sequence ATGTCTGGAGCCAACAGCTCCAGCCTGACCCCAGACTTCTTTATCCTGAATGGTATACCTGGGCTGGAAGATGCACATGTCTGGATCTCTCTGCCATTCTGCTTCATGTACATGATTGCTGTTGTGGGGAATTGTGGGCTTATATACCTCATTGGCCATGAGGAGACATTACACCGACCTATGTACTACTTTCTAACCCTGCTCTCCTTCACTGATACAACCTTGTGCACTACCACTGTGCCCAATATGCTGTGTATATTCTGGTTCAACCTCAAAAAGATTGGGTTTGAAGCCTGCCTGGTTCAGATGTTTTTTGTGCACACCTTCACAGCTACAGAGTCTGGTATGTTAATGCTCATGGCCCTGgatcgctatgtggccatctgctaCCCTTTACGCTATGGAACCATCCTGACTAACCCTGTGATTGCCAAGGCTAGTCTTGCTACATTCTTGAGGAGTGTAGCATTCATCCTCCCTTTTACTTTCCTCACGAAGCGCCTTCCCTATTGCCGAGGCAACATCATCCCTCATGCCTATTGTGACCACATGTCTGTGGCCAAAATATCCTGTGGCAATGTCAAGGTCAATGCAGTCTATGGGTTGTTAGTTGCTCTTGTGGTTTGTGCATTTGACATATTTTGTATCACCGTGTCATACACAATGATACTGAGAGCAGTAATGAACCTGTCCTCTGCAGATGCTCGTCACaaagccttcagcacctgcaCATCTCACATCTGTGCAATTGTGATCACTTATGTGCCtgccttttttaatttcttcactcATCGTTTTGGGGGACGCACTATTCCCCACCACATCCACATCATAGTGGCCAACCTCTACCTGTTACTGCCAGCTACCATGAACCCAGTTGTTTATGGAGTCAAGACCAAGCAGATTCGGGAAAGTGTAATCAAATTTTTTAGTGGAGACAAGAGTGACACTACTGaaataaaaggatttaaaaacaagtaa